A genome region from Wielerella bovis includes the following:
- the rfbC gene encoding dTDP-4-dehydrorhamnose 3,5-epimerase, which yields MNIIDTSIPDVKLLELKVFGDERGFFMETFRDVWFREHIADRTFVQENHSKSSKNVLRGLHYQLKHTQGKLVRVVSGSVFDVAVDLRRSSPTFGKWFGAILSAENKRQLWVPEGFAHGFYTIEDNTEFVYKCTDYYHPQSEHSLLWNDPTVGIDWGLIGEPSLSAKDVAGKLLQDALTFA from the coding sequence AATATTATTGACACATCTATCCCCGATGTCAAATTATTAGAACTCAAAGTGTTTGGCGATGAACGCGGCTTTTTTATGGAAACCTTTCGCGATGTGTGGTTTCGTGAACACATTGCCGACCGCACTTTTGTGCAAGAAAACCATTCCAAATCCAGCAAAAACGTCTTGCGTGGCTTGCATTATCAACTGAAACACACGCAAGGAAAATTGGTGCGTGTGGTTTCAGGCAGCGTGTTTGATGTGGCGGTGGATTTGCGCCGCAGTTCGCCGACTTTTGGCAAATGGTTTGGCGCGATTTTGTCCGCCGAAAACAAACGCCAATTGTGGGTACCCGAAGGTTTCGCGCACGGATTCTATACCATTGAAGACAATACAGAATTTGTGTACAAATGCACCGATTATTATCATCCACAATCGGAACATTCGTTGTTGTGGAACGACCCAACTGTGGGGATTGATTGGGGTTTGATTGGCGAGCCGAGCTTGTCCGCCAAAGATGTGGCGGGTAAGTTATTGCAAGATGCGCTAACATTTGCCTAA
- a CDS encoding pseudouridine synthase, whose translation MLIALNKPYGVICQFSPHEKHRSLKDFVPVPNVYPAGRLDTDSEGLLLLTDDGQQQARIANPKFKLAKTYWAQLEGSPDADKLAQLTQPLDLGDFVAQPAKICLLNQDDVAKIWQRDPPIRERKTVPDFWLQIQIHEGKNRQVRRMTAKAGFPCLRLIRVGIGRVNLFDLGLELGEWRECSQLP comes from the coding sequence ATGCTTATCGCACTCAATAAACCCTATGGCGTGATTTGCCAATTTTCGCCACACGAAAAACACCGCAGCCTGAAAGATTTTGTTCCTGTCCCCAATGTCTATCCCGCAGGGCGATTGGATACCGACAGCGAAGGTTTGCTGCTGCTAACCGATGATGGACAACAACAAGCGCGTATTGCTAATCCCAAATTTAAACTGGCCAAAACCTATTGGGCGCAACTGGAAGGTTCGCCCGATGCGGATAAATTGGCACAACTCACGCAGCCGCTTGATTTGGGCGATTTTGTCGCGCAGCCTGCAAAAATCTGCTTATTAAATCAAGATGATGTAGCAAAAATCTGGCAGCGCGACCCACCGATTCGGGAACGCAAAACTGTCCCCGATTTCTGGCTACAAATCCAAATCCACGAAGGTAAAAATCGCCAAGTGCGCCGCATGACGGCAAAAGCAGGTTTTCCGTGTTTGCGCTTGATTCGTGTAGGCATTGGGCGCGTGAATCTGTTTGATTTGGGACTGGAATTGGGCGAATGGCGCGAGTGTTCGCAATTACCTTAA